A section of the Pochonia chlamydosporia 170 chromosome 2, whole genome shotgun sequence genome encodes:
- a CDS encoding cytochrome P450 (similar to Metarhizium acridum CQMa 102 XP_007808547.1) translates to MSISPQITLAMAISPTSMILVSALAVVAYSILLAVYRLYFHPLRHIPGPKLAAVTSWYEFYYDVIGQGTFCWEIKRMHDAYGPIVRINPHEVHILDTSFYDEIYAPASKKRDKYAAWVVFLGVPTGVFATCSHDHHRIRRKALNVSFSKKAIYEIEDLIQGKINTLCGRFRDIAHSKKVVRLDAAFFALANDVVTEYSFGESYSCLTKDDFQQHFKDVLLSGVEAAAFIRQFPWVVGIVRCIPLFILSRISSTFAGLLNWEAIVHKRVETLVKAKSDNKSSMGSSVFTTLLSSDLPIEEKSYQRLIDEGKSLMGAGSETTSWTLTLLVWYVMRDPDILASLRYDLRDMPSGSGEASLLKWLEQRKYLTAVVNEALRLNHGAVGRLPRISHDPMHYGTWVIPSGTPVSSSNYWVHMDEAIFPNPEKFSPERWLEAERDGFPLQKYMVSFSKGSRQCVGQTLATAELYLTVAAVVTGFDVEFTNTTERDILPARDCFIPRPAIDSTGVFAKIFDRRRTE, encoded by the exons ATGTCGATATCACCACAAATCacgctggccatggccatttcACCCACTAGCATGATACTTGTATCGGCACTAGCTGTTGTCGCATACTCGATATTGCTGGCTGTGTACCGCCTCTACTTTCACCCCCTCAGACACATCCCGGGGCCCAAACTGGCCGCGGTCACTAGCTGGTACGAGTTCTACTACGACGTGATCGGGCAAGGGACGTTTTGCTGGGAGATAAAACGGATGCATGATGCATATG GTCCCATTGTTCGCATCAACCCTCATGAGGTCCACATCCTCGACACAAGTTTTTACGATGAGATATACGCACCAGCTTCCAAAAAGCGAGACAAATACGCGGCTTGGGTCGTGTTCCTAGGCGTACCGACTGGTGTTTTTGCGACCTGTTCTCATGACCACCACCGCATTCGGCGAAAAGCCTTGAACGTGTCATTCTCCAAGAAGGCTATTTACGAAATTGAGGATTTGATTCAAGGAAAAATTAACACTTTATGTGGTCGCTTTAGGGATATTGCACACAGTAAGAAGGTTGTACGCCTTGATGCCGCATTCTTCGCCCTTGCAAACGACGTCGTCACGGAGTATAGCTTCGGCGAAAGCTACAGCTGTCTCACCAAAGATGACTTCCAACAACACTTTAAAGATGTTCTTTTGAGTGGCGTAGAAGCAGCCGCCTTTATCAGACAGTTTCCTTGGGTCGTTGGCATTGTGAGATGCATCCCCCTCTTTATATTGTCGCGAATAAGCAGCACATTTGCTGGTCTCTTGAATTGGGAGGCCATCGTCCACAAGAGGGTCGAGACGTTGGTCAAGGCGAAATCGGACAACAAATCAAGCATGGGATCATCAGTTTTCACAACCTTGCTTAGCAGTGACTTGCCTATCGAAGAAAAGTCTTATCAGCGACTAATTGATGAAGGCAAATCACTCATGGGTGCGGGCAGTGAGACAACGTCATGGACGCTAACGTTGCTCGTGTGGTACGTGATGCGAGACCCAGACATACTTGCCAGCTTAAGATACGATTTACGGGATATGCCCTCTGGGTCGGGTGAGGCGTCTCTGCTGAAATGGCTCGAGCAGAGGAAGTATCTC ACCGCCGTGGTTAATGAAGCCCTGCGACTAAATCATGGCGCTGTCGGTCGCCTGCCACGCATTTCCCACGATCCAATGCATTATGGCACCTGGGTTATTCCTTCAGGG ACTCCAGTAAGTTCATCAAACTACTGGGTTCACATGGATGAGGCTATTTTCCCGAACCCTGAAAAGTTCTCTCCCGAGAGATGGCTTGAGGCCGAGAGGGATGGTTTCCCTCTGCAGAAGTACATGGTATCATTTTCGAAGGGCAGCCGCCAGTGTGTAGGCCAAAC TCTAGCAACGGCCGAATTATACTTGACAGTGGCCGCAGTGGTCACCGGCTTTGATGTTGAGTTTACCAACACCACAGAGCGAGACATCTTACCAGCTCGAGACTGCTTCATCCCAAGGCCTGCCATTGATTCAACAGGAGTTTTTGCTAAGATATTTGATCGCAGACGCACAGAATGA
- a CDS encoding C6 finger domain-containing protein (similar to Metarhizium acridum CQMa 102 XP_007808543.1), with product MPPLSTCLSLVRMCERPVPGSESTVADLLRREMASLYTNRTNCDNLVMLAAFQAFLIYAMSLFYKLGQGSHGSVREAMMNLQDLAGLSCRQGLVCNEELQRVRPSWEAWIIAEAKRRTLFTMYLFDGVLSSIDGLPTYLGTELQGLPAPASKDLWEADTRELWETSYSLHLADWPTGQLRIDELWPMPEEADESAILDRRNRVDRWLEDVDSYSMMLYAVTSCTHGS from the coding sequence ATGCCACCTTTGTCAACTTGCCTCAGTCTGGTTCGAATGTGCGAGAGACCGGTGCCAGGCAGCGAGAGCACTGTTGCCGATCTTCTTCGCAGGGAAATGGCGAGCCTCTATACGAATCGTACCAACTGTGATAACCTCGTGATGCTCGCCGCATTTCAAGCCTTTCTGATCTACGCAATGTCACTGTTCTACAAGCTTGGCCAAGGTTCACATGGCAGTGTTAGGGAAGCAATGATGAACCTCCAGGACCTCGCAGGATTGAGCTGCCGGCAGGGGCTTGTGTGTAATGAAGAGCTACAACGCGTGCGACCGAGTTGGGAGGCCTGGATAATCGCTGAAGCCAAACGACGAACTTTGTTCACAATGTACCTTTTCGATGGTGTCTTGTCATCCATCGACGGCCTTCCAACATATCTCGGTACTGAACTACAAGGACTTCCGGCTCCGGCGTCGAAAGATCTCTGGGAGGCGGATACACGGGAGCTCTGGGAAACCTCGTATAGCTTACATCTGGCTGACTGGCCCACTGGGCAGCTTCGTATCGATGAACTTTGGCCCATGCCTGAGGAAGCGGACGAATCTGCAATCCTCGACCGGCGCAACCGAGTAGATCGTTGGTTGGAAGATGTGGATAGTTACAGCATGATGCTATATGCCGTGACGAGCTGCACCCACGGCAGTTAG
- a CDS encoding acetyltransferase (GNAT) domain-containing protein, translating to MAFTLRVEPATEDDMPRCMEIFNRAFEFVPIHETSHGRDTPANRIRSGKLHLRGQEEHMAKFPSAPVCIKCVQTDSESRTEKIVGYAEWYIFDRNRTADECADEGFMLTFSWVEDVEERERCLAFVKPGNEARRRLMGTQAFGQLKYMCVDSAHKRQGIGSSVVRWGMDRCEKLGIPAYLEASSEGMAMYQKLGFKAIASTDEDSNVFPAMIWWPSGAGNC from the coding sequence ATGGCCTTCACACTGCGTGTTGAACCCGCAACCGAAGACGACATGCCACGATGCATGGAGATATTCAATCGCGCCTTCGAATTTGTGCCAATTCATGAAACGTCGCATGGAAGAGACACCCCAGCTAATCGGATACGCAGCGGTAAACTTCACCTTCGAGGTCAGGAGGAACACATGGCAAAGTTCCCCTCCGCGCCGGTATGCATCAAATGTGTGCAGACAGACAGTGAATCAAGGACAGAGAAGATTGTGGGATACGCGGAATGGTACATATTTGACCGAAATCGTACGGCGGATGAGTGCGCTGACGAGGGCTTCATGCTCACCTTTTCCTGggtggaggatgtggaaGAACGCGAACGTTGCCTTGCTTTTGTAAAGCCCGGCAACGAAGCTCGCAGACGATTAATGGGAACTCAAGCGTTTGGCCAGTTGAAATACATGTGCGTTGATTCAGCCCATAAAAGACAAGGCATCGGCTCATCGGTTGTGCGTTGGGGAATGGACCGATGCGAGAAGCTTGGTATCCCTGCTTACCTTGAGGCGAGCAGTGAGGGCATGGCAATGTATCAAAAGCTCGGATTCAAGGCAATAGCCAGCACGGACGAAGACTCAAATGTATTCCCTGCGATGATATGGTGGCCGAGTGGCGCTGGTAATTGCTAA
- a CDS encoding exonuclease III (similar to Metarhizium robertsii ARSEF 23 XP_007824499.1), translating to MARLRYLQTAILSLLLLQAGQIDSAVVPREPATQPGFFSVRSTNPLEFKYSTSEPDSQNWIGVYHPSGGGPDNGVKAEDSLKWSYATQADGVLQLSTDGLATGSYKAYFLAKNGYKWLSEPVYFALGENMPGTLSLASTKPLKFDYKTSKSGSKNWIGLYFASAGGPENGVFDQPSIRWSYAPGAHGSVEFDNDGLGSGQYKAYFLADDKYESLSAPVQFALGDAGKLPGSVSADYSRAPLNIKYTTTQSNDKNWIGLYHADGGGPENQVQDQPALTWNWAPKSIGEITLSIKALNPGAYKVFFLANGGYKWVSEPVVVRVRNSAPFSFIVNSITTKNARQGDRFEASLENLVSQPGDVDTKFTVTRGGDWATISPSGVISGTPPPGAKDTTLQVEAKNANGAIASVAVRIPVKPAGSSLVDQLRVLTFNLWHGGTQVTNYHEKQVRFLVDKDVDIAGFQESTGGHGTRLARALGWYSWQGPDVSIISRYPITQVFSATSMSGSVKISLDGSRSEIVVWNAHLGYDPYGPYDFCFDRMSVSRVMEREAQSGRTPQIQEITQKMGDHLSNAGNVPVFLLGDFNAPSHLDWTGATKSQHCNVGDVPWPTSKYPTDAGLIDSFRVAYSDPGANPGITWSPIYLNNNGRAEPLDRIDFVYHKGRKLSVQGSEALVVGNPTPEPNHGNNEWTSDHKAVLTTYRITL from the coding sequence ATGGCTCGGCTTCGATATCTGCAAACTGCCATTTTGAGCTTATTGCTCCTTCAAGCAGGCCAGATTGACTCTGCCGTTGTTCCTAGAGAACCAGCAACACAACCAGGATTTTTCAGTGTAAGATCGACAAACCCATTGGAGTTCAAGTACAGCACTTCAGAGCCGGATTCCCAGAACTGGATTGGCGTCTACCATCCTTCCGGCGGCGGACCTGACAATGGTGTCAAGGCCGAGGATTCCCTGAAATGGAGCTATGCAACACAGGCAGACGGCGTTCTTCAACTTTCGACCGATGGTCTTGCTACAGGATCTTATAAGGCTTACTTCCTCGCCAAAAATGGCTACAAGTGGCTTTCAGAGCCAGTCTACTTCGCTCTCGGTGAAAATATGCCGGGCACTCTTAGTCTTGCGTCAACAAAGCCACTCAAGTTTGATTACAAAACCTCAAAATCAGGGTCAAAGAACTGGATTGGTCTTTATTTTGCGTCAGCCGGTGGGCCAGAGAACGGCGTCTTTGATCAGCCGTCCATTCGATGGTCATATGCCCCTGGAGCGCACGGCTCCGTTGAATTCGACAATGATGGACTCGGCTCCGGTCAATACAAGGCATACTTTCTCGCAGATGACAAGTATGAATCACTTTCTGCACCAGTTCAATTTGCCTTGGGAGACGCAGGCAAGTTGCCCGGCTCCGTGAGCGCAGACTATAGCAGAGCACCTCTGAATATCAAGTACACAACCACACAGTCCAATGACAAGAACTGGATCGGATTGTACCATGCTGATGGAGGCGGCCCTGAGAATCAAGTCCAGGATCAGCCGGCTTTGACTTGGAACTGGGCTCCCAAGTCCATCGGCGAGATCACTTTGTCGATAAAGGCGCTCAATCCTGGGGCATACAAGGTCTTTTTTCTTGCCAATGGCGGGTACAAATGGGTATCCGAGCCTGTCGTTGTACGGGTACGAAATTCAGCACCATTCAGCTTCATTGTCAATTCAATTACGACCAAGAACGCTCGTCAGGGTGATAGGTTTGAGGCAAGCCTGGAGAATCTCGTCAGTCAGCCTGGCGATGTTGATACCAAGTTTACAGTGACTCGTGGGGGAGACTGGGCCACAATCAGTCCTTCTGGTGTGATCAGTGGTACACCGCCACCTGGAGCAAAGGATACTACACTTCAAGTTGAAGCAAAGAACGCGAATGGCGCTATTGCATCGGTTGCAGTACGCATTCCCGTTAAACCTGCCGGTTCGTCGCTGGTTGACCAGTTAAGGGTTCTGACGTTCAACCTTTGGCATGGGGGTACGCAGGTTACCAATTACCATGAGAAACAGGTACGCTTCTTGGTAGATAAGGATGTGGACATTGCCGGATTCCAGGAGAGTACTGGTGGCCACGGGACTCGTCTTGCTCGAGCCCTCGGCTGGTACTCGTGGCAGGGGCCTGATGTTTCCATAATAAGTCGGTATCCCATCACTCAAGTCTTCTCAGCAACGTCCATGTCGGGATCAGTCAAGATTTCCTTGGATGGCTCCCGGAGCGAGATTGTCGTCTGGAATGCCCACCTTGGCTATGACCCTTATGGTCCATACGATTTCTGCTTCGACAGGATGAGCGTGAGCCGCGTAATGGAGCGGGAGGCACAATCGGGACGCACTCCCCAAATTCAAGAGATCACTCAAAAAATGGGGGACCATCTGTCAAATGCCGGCAATGTGCCCGTTTTTCTTCTGGGAGATTTTAACGCCCCGTCTCATTTGGACTGGACGGGCGCCACCAAGAGCCAGCATTGTAACGTTGGTGATGTTCCATGGCCCACGTCCAAGTATCCAACCGACGCTGGGCTAATCGACTCATTCCGCGTGGCGTATTCTGATCCAGGGGCAAATCCAGGTATTACTTGGTCACCTATCTACCTCAATAACAACGGCAGAGCAGAACCATTGGATCGAATCGACTTTGTCTACCACAAGGGTCGCAAACTAAGCGTGCAAGGCTCCGAGGCACTTGTGGTAGGCAACCCAACGCCCGAGCCAAATCACGGCAATAATGAATGGACATCAGATCACAAGGCGGTGTTGACAACCTACAGGATAACTTTGTAG
- a CDS encoding endochitinase (similar to Cordyceps militaris CM01 XP_006670951.1) — MRPIELCTILGAVPAIAQGTTCATKGKPAGKVLQGYWENWDGSTNGVHPPFGWTPIQNPLIKQHGYNVINAAFPVILSDGTALWQDGMDTGVKVATPAEMCQAKAAGATILMSIGGATAGIDLSSSTVADRFVSTIVPILKKYNFDGVDIDIETGLTGSGNINTLSTSQANLIRIIDGILAQMPANFGLTMAPETAYVTGGSVVYGSIWGAYLPIIKKYVDNGRLWWLNMQYYNGNMYGCAGDSYSAGTVQGFVAQTDCLNKGLVIQGTTIRLPYSMQVPGLPAQSGAGGGYMSPSLVGQAWDHYNGALKGLMTWSINWDGSKGWTFGDNLKGRL, encoded by the coding sequence ATGCGTCCTATCGAGTTGTGCACAATCCTCGGTGCCGTGCCGGCAATCGCACAAGGCACGACATGTGCCACCAAAGGAAAGCCTGCGGGCAAAGTTCTCCAGGGATATTGGGAAAACTGGGACGGGTCAACAAACGGTGTTCACCCTCCGTTTGGTTGGACGCCTATTCAAAACCCTCTTATCAAACAGCACGGTTATAACGTCATCAATGCGGCTTTCCCGGTCATCCTCTCAGATGGGACGGCGCTGTGGCAAGACGGCATGGACACTGGTGTCAAAGTAGCGACGCCGGCAGAGATGTGccaggccaaggctgccggCGCCACCATTCTCATGTCTATCGGAGGTGCTACCGCCGGCATAGATCTCAGCTCAAGCACAGTTGCAGACAGATTCGTCTCGACCATTGTCCCGATTCTAAAAAAGTACAACTTTGATGGTGTGGATATCGATATCGAGACGGGCTTGACCGGCAGCGGCAATATCAACACACTGTCCACGTCCCAGGCCAATTTGATCCGCATCATTGACGGAATCCTTGCGCAGATGCCAGCAAACTTTGGCTTGACCATGGCACCAGAGACTGCGTATGTCACTGGTGGCAGTGTGGTTTACGGATCCATCTGGGGTGCGTATTTGCCCATCATCAAGAAGTACGTCGACAACGGTCGGCTGTGGTGGCTGAACATGCAATACTACAACGGCAACATGTACGGCTGCGCAGGGGACTCTTACTCGGCTGGAACTGTCCAAGGCTTCGTAGCACAAACAGACTGCTTGAACAAGGGACTGGTTATTCAAGGCACCACAATCCGACTTCCGTACAGCATGCAGGTCCCTGGGCTGCCGGCGCAgtctggagctggtggcggTTACATGTCCCCGAGTTTAGTTGGCCAAGCCTGGGATCACTATAACGGCGCTCTCAAGGGACTGATGACATGGTCGATCAACTGGGATGGTTCAAAGGGCTGGACGTTTGGTGATAACTTGAAAGGGCGGCTGTAA
- a CDS encoding Hsp70 family protein (similar to Metarhizium robertsii ARSEF 23 XP_007826024.1), giving the protein MSSHAGKETARVDVQVGVDFGTTFTGVTWIAPELQVKKIQFVKDWPGQMSDKVPTVLAKNVLGTNRKWGFLCNELDEGSKWRFLELCLHAKPERLNETPWATDSRSETYSLVQEYLSQVYGHISGSIIKHLRRRVDVNWDKLVIEFTFSIPATWDASIAEDFLKIAHDAGFGREAGHKAALGLTEAAAAVVSASELDIPFTRGETILSIDAGGGTTDLALVTLKEAKPMQMVQNMAVMATGFGSVLIDMGFKQLVERRLTDYPDIPKTYAETVAQGVVFRNWKHAYGSSPQGNEVWRMYLQPVSNQVDSRFVEFHPQDLGALFDEQFEGIKGCVDKVLGDFETMGGQHVNHVVLSGGLGSSEYVFARMKEHLEQQKSEKPSLGKVQLWRSATPQLAVARGLVINKTNLLLKSGIAPASYGVVVEQPFCQRTHCGQKPTKNLHDGKLYVQNQIHWVIMKGTKLEPGTTFSHKIRRICSASDPEEWTEKIVFSDLILERLPRTMGGPGVKGLKPFRISLDSTPTELKQRPFSSRRYRVIEYELKLVVGHCGECRVDVCSNTGITLSEGMAKLSI; this is encoded by the exons ATGTCCTCCCATGCCGGCAAAGAAACTGCTCGAGTTGACGTGCAGGTTGGGGTCGATTTCGGTACCACTTTCACTG GAGTGACATGGATCGCCCCGGAACTCCAAGTAAAGAAAATACAGTTTGTCAAGGACTGGCCTGGGCAAATGTCGGATAAGGTCCCTACCGTCCTGGCCAAGAACGTGCTCGGAACTAACAGGAAATGGGGGTTTCTCTGTAATGAACTCGATGAGGGCAGCAAATGGAGATTCCTCGAGCTGTGTCTGCACGCAAAACCCGAGAGGCTCAACGAAACGCCTTGGGCTACCGACAGCAGGTCCGAGACATATAGTCTAGTGCAGGAGTATCTCAGCCAGGTATACGGCCACATCAGCGGCAGTATTATTAAGCATCTCCGCCGTCGAGTTGATGTAAACTGGGACAAGTTGGTCATCGAGTTCACCTTCAGTATCCCGGCTACTTGGGATGCAAGTATCGCTGAAGACTTCTTGAAAATTGCCCATGACGCTGGTTTTGGTCGCGAAGCTGGTCACAAAGCCGCTTTGGGTTTGACGGAGGCTGCGGCGGCAGTGGTTTCGGCCAGCGAACTTGATATCCCATTCACTCGCGGCGAGACAATACTGTCGATCGATGCTGGCGGGGGAACAACGGATCTAGCTTTGGTCACACTCAAAGAAGCCAAACCTATGCAGATGGTGCAGAATATGGCTGTTATGGCCACTGGGTTCGGTTCTGTGTTGATAGACATGGGATTCAAGCAACTTGTTGAACGCCGGCTTACTGATTATCCAGACATACCGAAAACTTATGCCGAGACGGTAGCGCAAGGTGTAGTCTTCCGAAATTGGAAGCATGCATACGGTTCGTCACCTCAAGGTAACGAGGTCTGGCGCATGTACCTACAGCCAGTTTCCAACCAGGTGGACAGCAGATTCGTGGAATTTCACCC ACAGGACCTGGGAGCATTATTTGATGAACAGTTCGAGGGCATTAAAGGCTGTGTTGATAAAGTCCTTGGCGATTTCGAAACGATGGGAGGCCAACACGTG AATCACGTTGTCCTCTCTGGCGGTCTAGGGTCGTCTGAGTATGTCTTCGCGAGAATGAAAGAACACTTGGAGCAGCAGAAGAGTGAAAAACCAAGTCTTGGCAAAGTGCAGCTGTGGAGATCTGCTACTCCCCAGCTCGCCGTGGCCAGGGGTCTTGTGATCAACAAGACAAACCTTCTACTCAAGTCTGGAATTGCGCCGGCTAGCTACGGCGTCGTCGTAGAGCAGCCTTTTTGCCAGCGCACCCACTGCGGGCAAAAGCCGACAAAAAATCTCCATGACGGGAAGCTATACGTTCAAAATCAGATCCATTGGGTGATCATGAAAGGCACCAAGCTAGAGCCTGGGACCACGTTTAGCCACAAAATCCGGAGAATTTGTTCAGCGAGTGACCCAGAGGAGTGGACTGAGAAGATTGTTTTCTCTGACCTCATCCTAGAACGTCTACCTCGTACCATGGGAGGCC CCGGTGTGAAAGGGCTCAAGCCATTTCGTATTAGTCTTGATTCGACACCAACAGAGTTGAAGCAGAggcctttttcttctcgTCGGTATCGGGTGATCGAGTATGAGCTGAAACTTGTGGTTGGGCATTGTGGTGAGTGTCGTGTTGATGTTTGCTCCAACACTGGAATCACACTGTCTGAAGGGATGGCAAAGCTCAGC ATTTGA
- a CDS encoding cell wall protein (similar to Metarhizium acridum CQMa 102 XP_007808544.1) — protein sequence MKFCLAASLLYLAGGVYGAVATPPPTRLGGFTPIPLEHDLPTAISVLTAVNTSFNVVEAAVREYHGDIAPLRAAASDFLSTIQSGTTTVNGMTPLTAAECLSLISPARDLQDRSRALAIQLKEKKTIIQRHKHCATIHDFLDKGTPLSVGLITAVVSKVPKNFRGIVQREGDKITKEIEDSRETFAPVNCSDA from the coding sequence ATGAAATTCTGCCTCGCGGCTTCTCTTCTTTACTTGGCTGGCGGAGTTTATGGCGCCGTTGCAACCCCTCCACCAACAAGGCTCGGAGGATTCACCCCTATTCCCTTAGAACATGATCTCCCTACAGCCATATCGGTCCTCACAGCCGTAAATACTAGTTTCAACGTAGTTGAAGCTGCCGTTAGGGAATACCATGGCGATATAGCGCCCCTGAGAGCGGCCGCCTCTGACTTTCTCTCCACCATTCAGTCTGGGACAACGACTGTGAACGGAATGACTCCACTGACCGCGGCGGAATGTCTCTCCTTGATAAGCCCTGCCAGGGATCTTCAAGATAGGAGCAGAGCTCTGGCAATCCAGctcaaggaaaagaagaccaTCATCCAGCGGCATAAACACTGCGCGACAATACATGACTTCCTGGACAAGGGTACCCCTCTCAGCGTTGGTCTTATTACCGCCGTCGTCTCCAAAGTGCCAAAGAATTTCAGAGGAATTGTTCAACGAGAAGGAGACAAAATAACCAAGGAGATAGAGGACTCCCGGGAAACGTTTGCTCCCGTAAACTGTTCAGATGCTTAG
- a CDS encoding beta-lactamase family protein (similar to Aspergillus clavatus NRRL 1 XP_001270526.1) gives MEFFTGERFASRARHLLNKHHVPGLAAAIVQGDRIETAAYGKSCINPPRDCTPETLFDAASTSKSMTAAAVSLLVDENDKYRGIQWDTPMSTLLRDDFVLASEAETATVTVEDILSHRSGMAPHDFSYMSPRAARPDDAKSVTRNLRNLDTAAPVRSKYMYCNMMFTAAAYLVEELSGTKFADFLHDRFFQPLGMTLTNLQPFRARQKGLSELIATGYTWDERLSAYTEIQCLDCPEAQGAGSIITCAADYIKWIKALVNQEKPISEAAYRDLLRQRTLMNPDAENLSPRTSPDVYAAGLITYYYRGFLVVCHPGGVPGFGSHIFFLPEFKFGGVIFTNSLDGQRVAITLASELIDELLNVPAVERFDGGKAGSLAQEDSGEAEEPPARCQSQSVPTERQRQVFPLTAYIGTFTNVGYHTLEVVIRHNKLYIDASDRSMGFTLEFEHVSEQRKYAARMKLCDELGGIKGGLINAEFRLEKERFMMGLDLEPNLGRLIWFERITGGLPVDELREIWQSQHVA, from the exons ATGGAATTTTTCACAGGCGAGAGGTTCGCTTCACGAGCACGGCATCtgctcaacaagcatcaTGTTCCAGGacttgccgccgccattgtcCAAGGCGACAGGATTGAGACAGCAGCATACGGGAAATCATGCATCAATCCACCTCGCGATTGCACGCCGGAGACTCTTTTTGATGCAGCTTCGACTTCAAAGAGTATGACGGCAGCTGCTGTCAGTCTTCTTGTCGATGAAAATGACAAATATCGAGGCATACAGTGGGATACTCCTATGTCAACACTTCTACGAGATGATTTTGTGCTTGCAAGTGAGGCTGAGACTGCGACTGTAACTGTAGAAGACATTCTCAGCCACAGAAGTGGAATGGCACC ACACGATTTTTCGTACATGAGCCCAAGGGCTGCTCGGCCCGATGATGCCAAGTCTGTGACGCGAAATCTGAGAAACCTAGACACAGCCGCTCCGGTCCGCTCCAAGTACATGTATTGTAATATGATGTTTACAGCAGCTGCGTATCTCGTGGAGGAATTGAGCGGCACTAAGTTCGCTGACTTCCTCCATGACCGGTTTTTCCAGCCTTTGGGAATGACTTTGACCAACCTTCAACCCTTCAGGGCCCGACAAAAAGGGCTCAGCGAGTTGATTGCTACTGGATACACGTGGGATGAGAGACTCTCAGCGTATACAGAGATTCAGTGCCTGGATTGTCCTGAAGCACAAGGCGCAGGCTCCATCATTACTTGCGCAGCAGATTATATCAAATGGATCAAGGCACTCGTGAACCAGGAGAAGCCCATCAGCGAAGCTGCATACCGCGATTTGCTGCGTCAGCGTACGCTGATGAATCCGGACGCCGAAAATCTTTCTCCCCGCACGTCGCCAGATGTTTACGCTGCTGGACTGATTACATATTACTACCGCGGCTTTCTCGTGGTATGCCACCCTGGCGGCGTTCCTGGCTTTGGTTCACATATCTTCTTTCTTCCCGAGTTCAAGTTTGGCGGCGTCATCTTCACAAACTCGCTCGACGGACAACGTGTCGCCATCACTCTTGCGTCTGAATTAATTGATGAACTTCTCAATGTACCAGCTGTTGAGAGATTCGATGGGGGTAAGGCTGGCTCGCTGGCACAGGAAGACTCAGGGGAGGCTGAAGAGCCGCCGGCTCGATGCCAATCTCAATCAGTACCTACTGAGCGGCAGAGACAGGTCTTCCCACTGACAGCATACATTGGGACATTTACTAATGTTGGATATCACACTTTGGAAGTAGTTATTCGACATAACAAACTGTACATTGATGCATCGGATCGATCAATGGGTTTCACGCTGGAATTCGAGCATGTCAGCGAGCAGCGGAAGTATGCGGCTAGGATGAAGCTTTGCGATGAGCTCGGAGGTATCAAAGGGGGTCTGATCAATGCCGAATTTCGactggaaaaagaaagattTATGATGGGGCTAGATCTAGAGCCAAACTTGGGTCGACTAATCTGGTTTGAGAGGATCACGGGTGGTTTGCCGGTCGATGAACTGCGTGAGATTTGGCAAAGCCAACATGTCGCCTAA